One genomic region from Candidatus Neptunochlamydia vexilliferae encodes:
- a CDS encoding efflux transporter outer membrane subunit, with product MRWLILILFLLQGCAALKKRKHEPQVKETVEVSQTIDSALATPDFEEGQWPAYNWWTLFDDDQLNQIMDEAIENNPNLMAAVSRLRSSQEEANKVRSRLIPQLSATFDDNYQHLSKDDLYRFPPSRVPAVVNEVTLGLNFEYEIDLFGKNRNLYWAAMGQARAQAAETAQSLLIITTSLAEAYFNYSANLLNLQVSCDMVEAQKTYLELTEMRMANGLDDQMRVDQAAADLLEMEEFVTLYEVEVEVNTTQIKVLMGLSPDDSRTIEKPSASFDRPFPLPDNIPVNLLARRPDLMAQIWTVEAAAHLINAAKAAFFPNINLSAFAGFATLSWSNLFTHNSFAGSLNPAINLPLFTGGRLSAQLGQEYANYDAAVHNYNSLILQAAKEVVDRVKILEGASEEVRLQSAVLDRVINVSDLTYQRYENGVDDYLTVLEKQIGVMKQGIKEVGIQNKRHLAAVQLVQSLGGGYYGSEP from the coding sequence ATGAGGTGGTTAATATTAATTCTCTTTTTATTGCAAGGGTGTGCGGCTTTAAAAAAAAGAAAGCACGAACCACAAGTAAAAGAAACTGTAGAAGTTTCTCAAACGATCGACTCTGCTTTAGCAACTCCCGATTTTGAAGAAGGGCAGTGGCCTGCCTACAACTGGTGGACGCTATTCGATGATGACCAGCTCAACCAGATCATGGATGAGGCGATCGAAAATAACCCCAACCTCATGGCGGCCGTTTCCCGTTTAAGGTCTTCTCAAGAAGAGGCAAATAAAGTGCGCTCTCGCTTAATCCCACAGCTCAGCGCCACCTTTGACGATAACTATCAGCACCTGAGCAAAGATGACCTCTACCGTTTCCCTCCATCACGCGTTCCAGCAGTGGTCAATGAGGTTACTTTAGGACTCAATTTTGAGTATGAGATCGACCTTTTTGGGAAAAATCGGAACCTCTATTGGGCTGCAATGGGGCAGGCGCGCGCCCAAGCTGCCGAAACAGCCCAATCTCTCTTAATCATTACCACCAGCTTGGCCGAGGCCTATTTTAACTACAGCGCCAACCTCCTCAATCTGCAGGTGAGCTGCGACATGGTGGAAGCCCAAAAGACCTACCTAGAATTGACCGAAATGCGGATGGCAAACGGTCTCGATGATCAGATGAGGGTCGATCAAGCCGCAGCCGACCTGTTAGAGATGGAGGAGTTTGTCACCCTCTATGAGGTCGAAGTGGAGGTGAACACAACGCAGATTAAAGTGCTTATGGGACTCAGCCCCGATGACTCGCGGACCATTGAAAAACCCTCTGCTTCCTTTGACCGCCCCTTTCCCCTTCCCGACAACATTCCGGTCAATCTCCTCGCCCGCCGTCCCGACCTGATGGCCCAAATTTGGACCGTTGAAGCAGCTGCTCATCTCATCAATGCGGCTAAAGCGGCCTTTTTTCCGAACATCAACCTCTCTGCCTTTGCAGGGTTTGCCACCCTTTCTTGGAGCAATCTTTTTACTCACAATAGCTTTGCTGGCTCCCTCAACCCCGCGATCAACCTCCCTCTCTTCACCGGTGGAAGACTGAGCGCGCAACTGGGGCAAGAGTATGCCAACTACGATGCCGCGGTCCATAACTACAATTCTTTGATCCTTCAGGCAGCCAAAGAGGTGGTCGACCGGGTCAAGATTTTGGAAGGAGCCTCGGAAGAGGTCCGCCTTCAATCAGCTGTTCTCGATCGGGTGATCAATGTCTCCGATCTCACTTATCAAAGGTATGAAAATGGGGTCGATGACTACTTAACCGTTTTAGAAAAGCAGATCGGGGTGATGAAGCAGGGGATCAAAGAGGTGGGGATCCAAAATAAGCGGCACCTGGCCGCCGTGCAACTAGTCCAATCTTTGGGCGGAGGATATTATGGAAGCGAACCTTAA